The following DNA comes from Helicoverpa armigera isolate CAAS_96S chromosome 27, ASM3070526v1, whole genome shotgun sequence.
TCTATCAACTTCTTCTCGTGTTTCAACTGCTTGttactctctctctctctctaacTCCTCTTGGAGAGTAGAGATCTGGTTGTTCTTGTCGAAGAGATCCGTTCTGAGAGTTTTGGCTTCTATTTCTACGAGTTTCAGGATTTCTAGTTTGGCTCTGAGGAAGAAGAAAAATTGGTTATAGTAGATATAATGGGTAagcttgtatgtattttctaagtatatcttagacaccaatgactgtgtttcggatggcacgttaaactgtaggtcccggctgtcattgaacatccttggcagtcgttacgggtagtcagaagccagtaattctgacaccagtcttatcaagaggtattgggttgcccggtaactgggttgagggtcagatagggcagtcacttcttgtaaagcactggtactcagctacatccggttagactggaagccgaccccaacatagtagaaAGAagactaggtacttatttttgtcTCTCAACTTCTGTTTTAATGCTAATAATCCTGCTTATTGTGCAATAACTTACTTTAAGTCGACAATCTGAGCTAACAGAGGCTCAATACTCTTATTTTTCTCGAGCGCGTCGCCCAACTTCTGTTGTAGACTGATGATCTTATTCTCAAGTCCTTTGTTGAGAGACTTGACGTGGTCGATGCTGCGAGCTTCGATGCGGAGGCGCTTGTATTGGCGACGGGCGAGGAAGCGGCGGATCTGAGGGAGAAAATTtgtaattagtattttatttagctgTTACTCCCAGCATaaggataaaagtagcctatacttaattcttatgtatgtataagttatattattgacaaaataatcaaaatctatACAGTGGCTTTGCGCATTTATATCAACTTTTGTGcttatataatgtaaatatggGGGCATGGCAGTGCTCCAGCCAAGTATCGAGTATAGCCATACTATGATTTTCTCGAAGCCAAGTACAAAACGATTGGTACCGTCACCAAATATTGAGTTGAAACACTTTTACAATAGAAAGATTGCATGGACATACTTGGCAGTTTTACTTGGTGGGATAAAATAAACCCGGGCGAATCCGCAGGTAAATGGTTTGAAGAACGTTTAAACATTGTTGTCTTGTGTATTGTTAATgctagtatataataattattagtatACTTACAGAAGCCTGTGCAATGACGATCTGTCGTCGTATCTTCTGCGCACGTTTGCGAGCGAGGTAGCCGCGAGCGTACCTCTGTATTGTGATGACCTGgtaaacaaacaacataaataacatattatttacaatttaaacaaataacatgcaaattgagaacctcctcatTTTGGGAAATCGTTGAAAACccatatagaaaaatattaaaataatacgagGTGCTATACTTTCaagaaacatttataatttcagaAGTTTCAAAATACGTAGCTAGCAGATCTTGCAGGATTTTAACCCAAAAGCCAGGCGATGTAACCTCCTATCCTACCTCCTAACCTACCATCGTAAAGCCGTCTAGCAAacctaactatgtatttatgtatgtattttgccTAACTTACTAATTAGTTTATATCTTATCGTGTCACCTATAAACACTTTACAAGAGTAACCCTAGAAAAAAATTCTATAACCCCGAGCATGTGCTTGTAACCCAATGGCCAGACGCCGTAACCTCTGGTACTTGAGCCTAgcttacttacctatgtatttactttgCATTTTGCCTTGAATTACGTTTATTAGTCTATTGGCTTATCTTGTCACCTATTGCCACTTTGCAAGAGTTAACATGTGTAACCCTAGAAAAAGTGACTATAATTACAAATATTCAAGTAAAACTTACCGCTTTGACCTTCCTGCGGTCTCTATAGAGGTTCCTCGCCATGTAACCTCTAGCATGTGCTTGTAACCCAATGGCCAGGCGCCGTAACCTCTGGTACTTGAGTCTAGCGAGCCATCCTCGAACGTTCCGCTGTATTTTAATAGCTGCTCTTCTACGACGGATCTCTTGGGCGCGTCTGTGTTCaaaaagttgtattaaatacattGTAAAAGAAGCTATGTAAAAACGATGGAATGtgaatacatataaaatcaaaaaatcaaaatcaaaatttacaaaagacagccccaaaacgcccaaacgtatgtgttttgctgggaagaagaagtggcgcaacaaactccccagcaacacatgtctgtctgtaaggttagaagaaccttataaaatatcttatatgtatgataacttataaaatatttaaagaactaCTTTTTATCATAATCTTATTCAACTTCTTCAAATTAAAGGGTTGCTTTCCGtattcggataaaatatagtctatgtcgCCCAGGAAAGTGTACCTTCGcaatagtgaaatattttatccaatccgttcagtagttacgAAGCTTATACAATGCAAACAGAAGAATAATCAAAACTTgattcagttttatattttgtatagctagccgttttcccgcggtttcacccgcgtcccgtaggaaccaccGCCAATAGCTTGTACCCTACTGGTAGACCATATGAtgcgggaagagtgtagcttttagCTCTGTACccttttttccgacgtcaaaatcatcaatgaccctcccgctgtgggttagcagcggtgagggagtgtcagactttactgactaaaaccgtcgtgttccgtcataggccttttatgtaccagggccgcggtatctctttcgaacaacccgcagccccggcaggccttggccctgctgggccccgctgagCTCTGTACCCTCACGCAGTAGTCGCGCTGTATGTCAGCACGGATCCTCTGTAAGTAGCCACCTTACTCACCTCCTCGCCAAGTAGCCCCTCGCCCGCGCCTGCAGCCCCGGATGGCGGCCACTAGCCGCAGATACTTGCGTCTTGCTATGAAGCGTCGCACGCAGCTCTGTACCCTCACGCAGTAGTCGCGCTGTATGTCAGCACGGATCTTTTCTAGGTACGCCAcctttgaaaagtaaataatattatattattatcttcctccgagcctttttcccaactatcttggggtcggcttccagtctaaccggatgcagctgattaccagtgttttacaagtagcgactgcctatctgacctcctcaacccagttacccgggcaacccaataccccttggttaggctgtttacgactgccaaggatgttcaatgacaggcGGGACCTACAGTGCAACtcgccctccgaaacacagtcattagttTTTAACGACGTCAGAAATCATCAATGACCCCACCCGCTGTGAgtaagcagcggtgagggagtgtcagactcttactgactaaaaccgtcgtgttccttcgtagaccttttatataccagggccgcggtaactctttcgaacaatcccgcagccccggcaggccttggcccttgTGGCCCCGCTGGGGTAATTGCCTGACCTGTGGGTGGAATATTGCTATATGCTACATACCTGTCCAGCTCTGAAGAATATCTTGGTGGCTCCGAACTGGTACTTGTCGGGGTCTCTGACGTGTCGCGCGAGGATGCGCCCACATGTCGCCTTGATGTTGCCGCGGTCTATCTCCTTGTGGAGGCAGAGGAGACGGTATCTACAGGGGAAAAGTTATggctttttcttattttgtgaaaaatattcatattatttatttgcattccacaatgtatagagtaggtaaataattatgAGGTGTGGTTTATTAAAACGAGTTTATGTAAATCCTCgattttttccaaaatttcaaagtgtatttttttgtaaaattcatCTCAACTGATGACATTATTGAACTCCAGTTTCAGTagtgatttttcaaataaaataaaatgacatacttaacaattttaaaaatatataatgatttttttaatgcataCCTATTGAAGAAATCTTGATACAGCCACCTAGACGGGAAGCCAGCGGCTGATATTCTGATCGTCTCCAACACTCCACAGgctctgtaaataaataattatactacATATAACTGCGCAAGTAGTTTTCATTTAACGCAATTTTGCGCAACTTAGCgctaaatataaagttttacagattttttgagttcacatataaaaatagatCACATATaataactgtaggtcccggcattgaacatccttggcagtcgttacgggtaatcagaagccaataaatctgacaccagggttgctcgggtaactgggttgagaaggtcagataggcagtcgttccttgtaaagcactggttctcagctgaatctggttagactggaagccgaccccaacatagttagaaaaaggctccgatgatgatgatgataattgcGCAAGCGGTTTTCAAAAGTTTACATATAATCAGCGCCGTCAGCGACTGACGGAATTGTGAGCCGACTGTCTGTTTCTTAGAGAAACAGTCTATAACCTTCTACAATGTTGTAGAACGCACCTGAGCTGGTTGACGGCCCTGGCGCTGTCGAAGCTGAAGGGCTCCTTGGTGTCGTTAGGCTTGATGCAGCGCACGTAGTGCGGCGTGGTGGCCGACAGCGTCGACATCAGCGCCGACAGCGACTGACGGAATTGTGAGCCGACTGTCTGTTTCTGGCCTGAGGTTCGGCGGGCGGTTGCTGTGGAAGAAAAAGGTTGTTTTAACTTCCAAAATGCGAAATAGAGAACCCTAAAATTAAGGCACAGCGGCGCGGAATGGCCAATCACAAGGTTAAGTAACGCTTGACGAGGACCGTCCGTGGATAGGTTATATAATCATCTAATACGGATGGATAAAATTGTTACGTCTTTACTTTACAGCTtgatctttggcagtcgttacgggtagttaagagccagaaagtctaacaaccagtcttatacGGTTACCCCGGTAACAGGGTTAGATGAGCAGATAGTCAGtcactctatgtaaaacactggtactcagctccatCTGGGTAAAATGGAAACCGACTCTCACATAGATGGGAAATAGCTAGGTGGATGAGTATGTACTGTTAATacatcaaattatattaataacttacaGTCAAGCTAGTGAGCGGCACAGAAGGCGTAGTCCTCCGCTTACTCGGCGGGGTAACGTATTTGAGGAGGAACTCAACTCCCCGCGTTCTCCGTAAACATGGTATGTATGAGTCGACAACTCGTTGCAGACTTCTTTCAACTTAGTAACTTTAGAACCCGGTTTTTCGTACTTACACTAAAAGCTCGCGAATCCCTCTATCCCTAAGTGAAAACTGCATAAAActcattcagtagttttagagccACGGTTGTCTCATACTCAAACCTTACCCTTGTTAATCCATCTATCTCTTAGTGGAAGCCGCGTGTAATTCTGTACAATAGTTTTGAAtttatcatattaaaaataacttacagtCAAGCTAGTGAGCGGCACAGAAGGCGTAGTCCTCCGTTTAGACGGCGGAGGAAGAGTATTTGAGGAGGAACTCAACTCCCCGCGTTCTCCGTAAACATGGTATGTATGAGTCGACAACTCGTTGCAGACTTGATGCATTCCAGTTGTTCCTCTGAGACTGTATCTCTGTTCTTTTCTAGGAAACCGCCCGATTGGTACTCTACGTTATCGGCGAAGTGTTTTATGATGAATGCTggaaagatataaaaataattactttaagtaGCACATAATTATTGAAGCCTATTCTAGCTAGTAATAGCCACCttattatccaaactaatattataaatgcgaaagtaactctgtctgtctgtctttcttcacgcctaacctactgaaccgatttgtgtgaaatttggtacagacatagtttgaaacttgagaaaggacacaggatagttttattacaaaaaaataaaattattccggacatatagcgccatctattggtcaaatcaaaaatctgctggtagtcactattccacgcgaacgaagttgcgggcaaaagctagtaatttcTATATCAAAGGACGAAAGTAACTGTAAAGCATATGACATTTTTCCATACCAATACCAATATTGTgacgtgtattttttataacggataaactcaaaaactactagaccgattttaaaaattctttcaccactAGAGAGCTACATTATCGGCGAGTAACATGGGATATACTTTATCCCGGTCCGGGCAACAGTTCTCACGaaacgagggtgaaaccgcgtgagaTCGActtgtaaatttaaaattacatagtCTGCAAGTAAAATATCTTTATGCTTCATActtttacaataacaatactacaaaaagtaatctatactaatattataaagctgaagagtttgtttgttcaaaatcaaaaatcaaaatcaaaattcgtttattcaaacttggctgcaagacagcactttttgaacgtcaggaattaacaaaattatgttattaatgtttgtttgtttgtttatttgaacgcgctaatctcagcaactactggtccgatttgaaaatttctttcagtgttagatagcccatttatcgaggaaggctataggctactttttatccaggtacgggaagtagttcccacgggatgcgggtgaaacctctggcagaagctagaatatttaataaagttCACTTACCAGCATTCCCAAACCTAGGCTTCATGAAATGCGCATACCTAGCGCAGGACTGATGCAGTTTAGCGACGAACCCGCATCACTGCCCTGCGGCACCCGGCACTGCTCGTCCAACAACGCCAGCACGCCCAGCCGGTCCTCTATCAGGTCTATGCACGGCTGGTTGTCGTAGAACTCTATCATCTCCCAAGATATTTCCTCCTAAATGGAGAAATTACATTTTGAGAAAGAAAAAGTATCCATATTGTTTTCCAGTGGTACATCACTATTCTCAGTGGCACATCACTAGAGGCTTCATAAGTGCTAAAATATCGATAACTCTAGGTTACCTCACGATAGACACGACAAGAGTGCAAAACATCGACAAGAATATATCGATAACCCTGACGTCATTACAGTGCAAAACATCGACAAGAATATTTCGATAACTCTTCACATCCCTAGCCTCGATAACTGCAAAACATCGACACCTATACCAATGACACTATCGATGTATGTCACTACAGTACAACCCTGGCGCTGAACACATCGACATGTAGAGTGTAGCGACAAAGCCCGCATCGCTGCCCTGCGGCACCCGGCACTGCTCGTCCAACAACGCCAGCACGCCCAGCCGGTCCTCTATCAGGTCTATGCATGGCTGGTTGTCGTAGAACTCTATCATCTCCCAAGATATTTCCTcctaaagtaattaaaaagcGTTGGAAATGAGTgtgaaaatatcgatatttctTTCGAGGTACATCACTATTTTTATAGTAGCACATCCCTATAGACTCGATAAGATTGCAAAACATCGATAACTCTACGTCACATCACTATAGACTCGATAAGATTGCAAAACATCGATAACTCTACGTCACATCACTATAGACTTGATAAGAAACCAAAAATCGACAAAAATGTATCGATAACTCTTCACATCACTATTTTGCAAAATATCgacaaaaatatatcgataactCACATCCCTAGCCTCAATAAGAATGCGAAAACATCGATAACTCTTGACATCCCTAGCCTCGATAACTGCAAAACATCGACACCTATAACAGTAACAATATAGATGTATGTCACTATAGTACAACCCTGGCGCTGAGCACATCGACATGTAGAGTGTAGCGACAAAGCCCGCATCACTGCCCTGCGGCACCCGGCACTGCTCGTCCAACAACGCCAGCACGCCCAGCCGGTCCTCTATCAGGTCTATGCACGGCTGGTTGTCGTAGAACTCTATCATCTCCCAGGATATTCCTCCTAAAGTAAAAAGCGTTGGAAATGAGTgtgaaaatatcgatatttctTTAGAGGTATATCACTACCTATGCAAAAATATCGATAACTCTAGGTCACATCACTGTGGCTTCGATAAGAGCAAAACATCGACAACTCTTTACAACACTACAGCCTCGATAAGACTGCAAAACATCGACAAAAATATGTCGATAACTCTTCACATCCCTAACTGCAAAATATCGACACCTATAACAATGACACTATCGATACTATAGTACAACCCTGGCGCTGAGCACATCGACATGTAGAGTGTAGCGACAAAGCCCGCATCACTGCCCTGCGGCACCCGGCACTGCTCGTCCAACAACGCCAGCACGCCCAGCCGGTCCTCTATCAGGTCTATGCACGGCTGGTTATCGTAGAACTCTATCATCTCCCAAGATATTTCctcctaaaataattaaaaacgttttaaaaaaacaaaaatatcgatatatttttctgGGTACATCACTACCTATGCAAAAATATCGATAACTCTAAACCACATCCCTATCAGTCGATAAGAGTGCAAAACATCGACAAGAATATATCGATAAATCTTCACATCCCTAACCTCGATAAGAGTATAAAACATCGACAACTCTTCACATCCCTAGCCTCCATAATTGCAAAATATCGATAACTCTAGGTCACATCACTACAGCCTCGATAACTGCAAAATATCGATGTATGTCACTACAGTACAACCCTGGCGCTGAGCACATCGACATGCACAGTGTAGCGACAAAGCCCGCATCACTGCCCTGCGGCACCCGGCACTGCTCGTCCAACAACGCCAGCACGCCCAGCCGGTCCTCTATCAGGTCTATGCACGGCTGATTGTCGTAGAACTCTATCATTTCCCAAGATATTTCCTCctaaagtaataaaaagtgTCTAAAATAAGTgggaaaatatcgatatttttcgGGGTACATCACTACCTATGCAAAATATCGATAACTCTAGGTCACATCACTATGGAGACGACAAGAGTGCAAAACATCGACAAGAATATTTCGatcgagacttggctggggcactgccgtgccccagATGTATCTGAATATACATAACAACACTACACAACAGACAAACAACAGTTTATATGGATTACCGCCGACATTGTAGTTTTGCGAAAATATGAGCAACCAACCTGTTTTCATCGATAAAAGCATTACGTTAGTAATTATTCCCTcaatgtttcatattttatcgACAACACTACATACCTTTATTTACTCGTCCTGTTTGAACTTAAACACGTGCGAATTACTTAGACTGCTGTTTGTAACTTCTCGTTCGTGTAGGTTATATATCACTCGATTTATAAAGAAAACGCCTCAAAACTATTGACATTTTGACGACCCTACAACCCCGTTATTAATCctcgtcaaaaataataatcaactaCACACTGTATCACATTTTTATCGACAATATCACCTATTTTAATCGATAAAAGCTTCAAACATAAAATTAGTGAAATTAAACAGTGAGGTGATAATGTCGATAGTTGTAGGGCCTTATATCGATGTCTACTGAAATTGTCGATAATTTTGGAGCTATTCACTTCCACATTGTGATTTATAAAATCTACATACCTTAATATACTCGTCCTGCTCTAACTTGAACACATGCGAATTAAACTGCTGTTGTAATTTCTCGTTCGCGTAGTTTATGCAGAACTGCTCGAAGGAATTTATTTCAAACGTCTCGAAACCGTAGATATCTAGGACACCTGCGGACAAAAAACGTACTTAATATACGAAACACAGAAACAATACAGAAAATTTATGTACAACGGGTGATCATagcccagaattgggttctctcaCAGCCAACCTTATGGCGATAAGGACATTTCAAAGAGGTAGGGTAACATTATTGACATGGAAAATATGTGTAGTTAAgaagcatttttatattttatgtagtcgtggtggcctagtgggcaaagaaccaacctgtcaagtatgagtgtgtagggttcgattccagttcaggcaagtttctaccaatgcaacttttctaagtttgtatgtactttctaatatacatataatatgtcgAGATGTGTATCTTGGCGAGAGCGTCGCGAGCGAACGATGCTCTTTGTACGTCCATACGGGATACTAataatgtcctcctagccgatgatcggctatggcggctgctctcatgtaaggagattagccagctacgcaggacaagcatttgcttggacacaggtgcactcactattccttcactcttatagctcgatgggacgacaatccgacaccaccggagagagatcaggcgcagaaccgacatttacgtgctctccgatgcacgggtaaatcaatcaccaacttccaggctttGGGCTGCTTTgcaaaagtttctaaaacctagGAAAATGTTGATAAAACTTACCGATGAAGTGTTTCTTAGCATGTCCGGTGTCTAGCGCCCTGTTGACAGCTAGCACGAGCCACGCGAATAGCTCTCCGTACATACGCTTGGCGAGGGCGTCGCGAGCGAACGATGCTCTTTGTACGTCCATACGTGATACTATAACCTGGGGAAGTAAATGGAATCAATATTAATACCGAAGTGTACATAATgggaaatttaaataatataagatgtacctatgtacacaTATTCgcagaaataaatgaatttgaggATCACAGTATATTTGTGTTATTAACGTGAATAATGGGATGTATTTTACTCTTTTGCACGAAATTGGATGGGTCTTGATGAAACACCAGATTTTGAGGATGTGATTCAAAGAGAATCATTCTCTTGCGCAAAATTGGGAGAAATATAGCTTCTACATTAGAATAACATTTAGCTTCTTTTATAATCTCaggaacagatttgaaaaaacctcagtgttagatagcccatttatcgagaaataTTAAAGGCCATTTTTATGTGGTTACGAGAAGAAGTTCCAACAAAACACAGGCAAAGTTAGTGACagaaaaatacgaaaataacactgtatttatataaacaatcaCGCAAATGCAGTTGAAAAGATTAATATTCAATCTGCCAGAAATATAGTTTCtccatcaaaataaaatacatcttcGTTTTATCCAAATACTCAAAGctagttataatataaacacATATTTACCTCATGAGCGGATGCTATTCTTCTATGCGTGAGCCAGCGGGATAGTTCAGCCTTAGATATGCCCAGTAGTGAACATACGATGGATAGATGCTTGTCGTTAGActgaaaatacaatttaaattgtaGTACACATTATAtcttaattgattaattaaggTATTGTTACCATATATGTAAAACCGGataagtgcgagtcggactcgcgttccgtaccagagcaaaattagcaaaaatcacgtttgttgtatgggagccccaaaatatttattttattcgttgtgatagcggcaacagaaatacatcatctgtgaaaatttcaactctctaactatcacggttcatgacatacagcttggtgacagacggacggacggacggacacgGAGGAGCGAAACAATAGGGTCCGTTTtacctttgggtacggaaccctaaagaGACACatgtaattacttaattatgtatgtattgcaGAGTGCATGTGTATGTTtaactttggcagtcgttacaggtagtcagaagccagcaagtctgacaaccagtctcactaggggttgcccgggtaactgggctgaggaggtcacataggcagtcgctccttgtaaagcactggtacttagctacatccggttagactggaagtcgacccaaCATAGTGGGAtaaaggctagacagataatgatgtgacttacactaatgtaagcgccgtcgtcggcatcagccgtgggagcgtccgggtcacaagcactgagctccacattacccaggtgcaggatagtggatagttacttgtatataatatatagttacgtgacttacactaatgtaagcgccgtcgtcggcatcagccgtgggagcgtccgggtcacaagcactgagctccacattacccaggtgcaggatagtggatagttacttgtatataatatatagttacgtgacttacactaatgtaagcgccgtcgtcggcatcagccgtgggagcgtccgggtcacaagcactgagctccacattacccaggtgcaggatagtggatagttacttgtatataatatatagttacgtgacttacactaatgtaagcgccgtcgtcggcatcagccgtggggcgtccgggtcacagcactgagctccacattacccaggtgcaggatagtggatagttacttgtatataatatatagttacgtgacttacactaatgtaagcgccgtcgtcggcatcagccgtggggcgtccgggtcacaagcactgagctccacattacccaggtgcaggatagtggatagttacttgtatataatatatagttacgtgacttacactaatgtaagcgccgtcgtcggcatcagccgtgggagcgtccgggtcacaagcactgagctccacattacccaggtgcaggatagtggatagttacttgtatataatatatagttacgtgacttacactaatgtaagcgccgtcgtcggcatcagccgtggagcgtccgggtcacaagcactgagctccacattacccaggtgcaggatagtggatagttacttgtatataatatatagttacgtgacttacactaatgtaagcgccgtcgtcggcatcagccgtggagcgtccgggtcacaagcactgagctccacattacccaggtgcaggatagtggatagttacttgtatataatatatagttacgtgacttacactaatgtaagcgccgtcgtcggcatcagccgtgggagcgtccgggtcacaagcactgagctccacattacccaggtgcaggatagtggatagttacttgtatataatatatagttacgtgacttacactaatgtaagcgccgtcgtcggcatcagccgtgggcgtccgggtcacaagcactgagctccacattacccaggtgcaggatagtggatagttacttgtatataatatatagttacgtgacttacactaatgtaagcgccgtcgtcggcatcagccgtgggagcgtccgggtcacaagcactgagctccacattacccaggtgcaggatagtggatagttacttgtatataatatatagttacgtgacttacactaatgtaagcgccgtcgtcggcatcagccgtggagcgtccgggtcacaagcactgagctccacattacccaggtgcaggatagtggatagttacttgtatataatatatagttacgtgacttacactaatgtaagcgccgtcgtcggcatcagccgtggagcgtccgggtcacaagcactgagctccacattacccaggtgcaggatagtggatagttacttgtatataatatatagttacgtgacttacactaatgtaagcgccgtcgtcggcatcagccgtggggcgtccgggtcacaagcactgagctccacattacccaggtgcaggatagtggatagttact
Coding sequences within:
- the LOC135118874 gene encoding LOW QUALITY PROTEIN: unconventional myosin-Va-like (The sequence of the model RefSeq protein was modified relative to this genomic sequence to represent the inferred CDS: inserted 4 bases in 3 codons) yields the protein MDVQRASFARDALAKRMYGELFAWLVLAVNRALDTGHAKKHFIGVLDIYGFETFEINSFEQFCINYANEKLQQQFNSHVFKLEQDEYIKEEISWEMIEFYDNQPCIDLIEDRLGVLALLDEQCRVPQGSDAGFVATLCMSMCSAPGLYCSDIHRYFAVIEAEEISWEMIEFYDNQPCIDLIEDRLGVLALLDEQCRVPQGSDAGFVATLYMSMCSAPGLYYRGISWEMIEFYDNQPCIDLIEDRLGVLALLDEQCRVPQGSDAGFVATLYMSMCSAPGCRCFAVIEARDVKSYRCFRILIEARDEEISWEMIEFYDNQPCIDLIEDRLGVLALLDEQCRVPQGSDAGFEEISWEMIEFYDNQPCIDLIEDRLGVLALLDEQCRQSCARYAHFMKPRFGNAAFIIKHFADNVEYQSGGFLEKNRDTVSEEQLECIKSATSCRLIHTMFTENAGSSTARRTSGQKQTVGSQFRQSLSALMSTLSATTPHYVRCIKPNDTKEPFSFDSARAVNQLRACGVLETIRISAAGFPSRWLYQDFFNRYRLLCLHKEIDRGNIKATCGRILARHVRDPDKYQFGATKIFFRAGQVAYLEKIRADIQRDYCVRVQSCVRRFIARRKYLRLVAAIXGLQARARGYLARRRAQEIRRRRAAIKIQRNVRGWLARLKYQRLRRLAIGLQAHARGYMARNLYRDRRKVKAVITIQRYARGYLARKRAQKIRRQIVIAQASIRRFLARRQYKRLRIEARSIDHVKSLNKGLENKIISLQQKLGDALEKNKSIEPLLAQIVDLKAKLEILKLVEIEAKTLRTDLFDKNNQISTLQEELEXERESNKQLKHEKKLIEEQYELNRASWEEESEKLANELKSNKEHFELAIEERDKQHEQEKKALNAELEAERQSRQKLLSAQYELQERIDSLQSKPAPKEHRRSLSDASNNSQQETTVEDDYGYGSVRSVESSRPALEAVNWSAGTHNGPTQPSADAGLVLRMRNRISALQSELSRTTKRATDLEERIMNRHSSAPTNPNIDRYKLEELEIENKKLREHLDRLRAAGDTVLVSKEVIEQMNIMQKELDRRRDECIQLKSVLTNQTVNLKSLATSNYGSDVDIINEDGELATAYEAQKGINRQLQEELLAEKKFYSEHISKSKTEIEKLREENEKYQKLLSADLSAEPKNKTQEFAQNEIIRLAAESLALQERVDKLSESCRRYKNQIRLLVNKLKEVGIEDVNDILDNTDPVAPPNASMTLEMAPVTRKKEREYLGMFEYKIQDEAVIIKKLISDLKPKTAVTLLPGLPAYILFMMLRHMDHVDDEPKMHQLMKAVRTAVKKTLKKRXESVEYNALWLANMLRLLNNLRQYSGDTIYQTANTPRQNQQCLRIFDLSEYRQVLSDIAVWIYQGLIHLLERQLERLIVPAILEHEEISGLSGPSARPARRGPAQLKHELSATHDHLHTFAVDQPLRLTIFKQLFYYICAYSLNQLLLRKDLCCWAKGLQIRYNISHLETWIKEHLAEYGQKSVEEILGVLKPITQAVQLLQARKSMQDVQSTVDMCANLNAMQVCKILNMYTPAEEYEVKVTREFIHEIQKKMQEKAGTNPDKEPQNLLMDSKMIFSVQFPFNPSSIRLEAIELPEVLELEGLLTKI